The following nucleotide sequence is from Micromonospora sp. WMMD1120.
CGCCGGCAGGTGACCGGCCGACGCTCGTGCGCCCGGGTGTCCGCCGTCCCCGGGCGCGCGTATCCGTACGCTAGTTTCTGGTCCATGAAATCCCTGGACCTGGTCCTGGCCGTCGTGGCTGTCGCGGCCAACCTGGCAGTCGCCGGTGTGCTGCTCGCCAGGAGCCGTGGCGGCACGGCGACGCCCCGGATCTTCGGACGTCCGCAGCGGTCTCCGCGCCTGCGGGCCGCGATGCACGCCTGCCTGGGGTTGGGCCTCGGCGGCGGCTGGCTCGTCCGGGACGTTTTCCCGCCGCGGTCGCTGGGTGACACGGTGGTGTTCAACGTGGTCAGGGTCCTGCTGCTGGCTGGACTTGGCGCCGCGCTGCTGGTCGCTTTCCGGCACCGGCGTTCCCTCCAGAACGACACTGCCGGCTAGAGCGTGATCGACTCGGCTTCCTGGAAGTCGGGGTATCCCGGCCTCTCGGATGCCCCGACTTCCTGAAAACCGAGTCGATCATGCCCCGCCGCGCACGACCGGACGGCCCCCACGCCTGAGGGCGAGAGGGCCGTCCGGTCGTGCGGGTGCCGGTCAGCCGCCGGCGAACTCCACAGTGGTGCCGCACTTGGCGTTCTGGTTGAGGCAGGACTTCACCAGGTCACCGAGGCGGGCCGGGTCCCAGGCGTTCATGAAGTCACCGTGCATGGAGGACGGCTTGCCGGAGGAGAGGCTGAGGCCGTCGCCGCCCAGCGACTGGTAGTTGACCATGAAGCTGAGGTCCGGCACTGCCACCGGGTACTTGCCGGTGCAGACGCCGTTGACCGGGTCGCCCATGTGTGACTTGTGGTCGGGCGAGTCGATGTTCTTCCCGTCCCAGCAGTCCTTGAACACCAACTGGAAGATCAGATTGCCGCCGGGGGCGCAGACCGGCCAGTTGCCGTCGGCGCTGCGGCCGATCTCGGCGCTTCCGGCACACCAGAACTGGTTGCTACCGGCGTTCTTCGGGGTGTCCACCTGCTTCTTGGCGTCGCCCTCGACCACCCGCAGACCCGGCGGGAACGGCTTCACCGTCGACGGGTCCTTGACCCGCGAGCCGTAGTAGACCCGGAAGCTCTTGACCGGCACCGGCTTGCCGTCCTTGCGCAGCTCCGGGACCCAGTAGGCGCTCAGGTCACCCGGCGCGTTGCAGTTGGTGATGGAGGAGAGCAGCTTCTCCGTGGTGGTGAAGGCGTCAACCTTCGGCCCGAAGAAGGTGTGCATGTGCGAGGCGCCGGGCAGGCCGGGGACGACGATCGGGTCGTCCGGGGCCGAGTTCGCGACCTCGCAGTCGGTGTGGAACTCGGGGACCCGCGTGGTTCCCGGCGTCACCGCCTTGGGCTTGATGGCGTTGAAGGCGGTCAGTTCCCGGTTCCACCTGGCCTGGTCCACCGGGACCCAGCCGGCGGTCGGGGTGCTCGGCGTCGACGTCGGCGTGACGGTGGACGACGGCGTCATCGAGGGCGACGGCGGCGCGGAACTCGCGGGAGCGCTCGGCGTCGTGCCGGTCGCCGGGCCGAAGGTGAACCAGTTCAGGTTGACGAAGTCCGACGTCGAGGAGCTCCTGAGGACGGCGAAGACGGTCTGCGCGCCGGCCGGCACGGTGGACGCGGTGGCCGAGACGGTCTTCCACTTCTGCCAGCCGCCGGTCCCGGTGACCGGGAAGCTCGCCAGCAGCGTCCCGTCCTGCGCGCCGAGACGCAGCTCGACGGTGCCGCCGTCGGCGTTCTGCGAGGCGACCCGGGCCGTCAGTGTGGCGCCGGTGATCGCCACGCCGTCGTACCGGAGCCAGTCGCCGTTGGCCAGCCAGCCGACGTTGCGGCCGCCGTCGGCGTCGCCGGTGTTCTCGGTCTGCGCCCCGGACTGCGCGGCGAAGGCTTCCGCCTGGACCCGGCCGGGCACGACGACCTCTTCGGCCTGGGCGCCGGCGATGTAGATGCCGCTGGCGGTCAACGCGGCGGCGACAGCGCCGGCCAGCGTGAGGCGGGTGATACGACGACGCCTGCGCGCCCGGTCCGGCGGTGCGACATGCGCGGGGGGAGGAGTCCGCATTACCAAATTCTTCCTTTGTCTTTTCGACGGCAGAGCTGATGGCGAGGTGAATTATGGGCGGGTCGGGGGATTCGCATCAACTCGTGGAGGAAGAATTAAGGAGGCCATTTCGGACGTCCCTGGTGGCCGGTCCGGCGGCGTCGAATAACAGTTTCCGAGATGCTTTTTCCTTAAGTTCTCCTTAAGTGCCCAGCCGGTACGGATGGTTGCGCGGCATTGTCAGCCGGGCGAACGTCCGCCGGCTCCGGTCGCGAAGTGCTGGGACGACGGTGCCGGAAGCTTGTGACTTTCTCAACCGTGGAAAACGGTAATGTGCGACAGGCCAAACTGTTCCGCGCATCCGCTGCGCTCGACTTCGGCCAATTTCGCGCGAGTCGTTTTCGTGCTGACGGTAACCATGATGACCGTGCTGAGCAACGCCGCGGCGGGCGCGAGCGCCAGGCCGTGGCGTACGCCGTTCGCCGCCACCGGACCGGTGAGCGCCGAGCCGGCGGCGCTGTCGACGTGAACGCGGTCGCCACCCAGGCGAACGCCTCGGCGACGGTCCACGGCGGGGCCAACCGGCCCACCCGGGCCGGCGGCCTGCCGCGTCTCCGGGTGCGGCCCCGTTGATCAACTCGGCTTTCAGGAAAGCGCGATATCCCGGTGCGAAGGACGCCCCGACGTCCAGGAAGCCGAGTCAATCAAGACGGCGCCGGTCAGGCGCCGCGGTCGGGCGCGCTCATGTCGCCCGTCGCAGGGGTGCCATCAGCGAGTCCGTACCGCAGGTAGACGGTGCCCTTCGGGCTGGCGACCGGCGGTTCGAGGAGGGTGAGGTTGGTCGGCACCTCGCCACCGTCGAAGACCTTCTTGCCGACACCCAGGACGATCGGGTGCACCCACAGGTCGAGACGGTCGAACAGCCTCTCGCGCAGCAGGGTCTGCACCAGGTTCAGGCTCCCGACGACCTTGATGTGCTCGTGCCGGTTCCGGATCTCACGCACCGCGCTGGCCAGGTCCGGGCCGAGGTGGCGGGACCCGGCCCAGGAGAGGTCGGGTTCGCCACGGGACGCCACGTACTTCGGGACGCTGTTGAAGAGCGTGGCGATGGCGTCGTCCTGGCCACCCTCCTGGTGCGGCCAGTAGGCGGCGAAGATGTCGTAGGTGCGCCGGCCGAGCAGGAGCGCGTCGGTGCCCTCGTACGCGGCGGCGACCTGCTCCCCGGCGACATCGTCGAGCAGGGGCGCCTGCCAACCACCGAACGTGAAGCCCGCCGGGTCCTCCTCGGGACCGCCGGGTGACTGCGCGACCAGGTCGAGGGTCGCGAACAGCTCGATGTGGATCAGACCCATGGTGTCCTCCCGCTGAGATCGGTGGTTCCGGTTGATGCCGACAGTCGACCAGACCAGCTTCCCGCCACTGGTTGCCCTGGATGTGGTCGCCGTTCTCCAGCCTCGTGCAGGCGTGGCCGTGTCTGGTCAAGCGCACCTGATCAAACCACCTGCGGCGGCCCGGACAGGATCTCGACGTACCCGTCGCTGCCGTGCACGCGGATCCGCTGCCCGTCCTGGATCAGCCGGGTGGCGTCGAGCACGCTGACCACGGCCGGCAACCCGTACTCGCGGGCGATCACCGCGCCGTGCGTCATCAACCCGCCGACCTCCGTCACCAGGCCGGCGATGCCGACGAACAGGGGTGTCCAGCTCGGGTCCGTGTGGGCCGTGACGAGGATGTCACCCGCTTCCAGGTCGGCCTGGGCCATGTCCACGATCACCCGGGCCCGTCCTTCGACCGTCCCGGCGGACACCGGCATCCCGACCAGCGCGCCGGCCGGCACGTCGTCGCGCCGGTACGCCCCGGTGACCGCCTCGCCGTCCGAGGTCAGCACCCGGGGTGGCGTGAGCGCCTGGTACGCGCGGAACGCCTCCCGGCGCTGCCGGACCAGCTCGTCGTCGACACGCCGGGTGCGCACGACCTCCTCGAACTCGTCGAAGGTGAGGTAGAAGACGTCGTCGAGTTCGGTGAGCGCTCCGGCCCGCACCAGGCGCTCGGCCTCGGCCAGCAGGGCCTGCTTGTAGACGAGATAGCGGCTGACGATGCCGTACTTCGGGTACTCGCGGTAGCCGATGAAGGTCCGTACCCGGTCGATCATCCGCTCGGTCTCGGCGGCCTTCTGCTCGCCGTCCGGCAGCGCCCGCAGGCCGGCCAGCACCTCCCGCGCCTTCTGCCGCGCCCGCTGCTCTCCCTCCGCGAAGCGCCGGCGCGCCGCGCCCGGCTCGAAGAGTCGCACGTTGTCGAGGAGCACGGGCACGAGCGTGCGGGGGTGTTCGCTCCACCGTGGCCTGGTGATGTCGATCTCGCCGACGCAGCGCATGCCGTACCGGTCCAGGTACGCCTCGATGGCGTCGCGCGCCTCGACGCCGCCGGGGAGTTTCGGCAGCTCGTCGAGGAAACCGTCGTCCTCGACGCCGGCCAGGAACGCCACCACCTCCGGATGGGGACGGATCACGTCGGCGACGTCGAGCAGCGCCAACCCCATCTCCGAGGTGATGTTGCCGGGGGCGGACAGGGTGAGGGTGTCAGCGGCGTTCTTCTCGCCCAGCCACTCACGCAGCCGGTCGTTGAGCCACCAGGTGGCCTGCATGCCGGCCATGATCGCCTGCATGTTCAGCGGCTCGGCGAGGACCCGTTTGTGCTCCTCGAAGGCGTCCCGCAGGAAGTCGAACAGCGCCGGACCGCGCACCGTGGCGATGTCGCGGCGCAGGGCGGCGACGGACGCCTCGTTGCGCTCGATCAGGTCGGCCACGATGGCCGGGTCGGTGGCGATCGACGGGGCGTCGGTCGGCAGCCGTGCGGGACCACCGTCGCCGGTGTTCGTCGGAATGACGTCGGGACGGTCGAGCAGCGTCCGTAACGCGTCCGCCATCAACGGATCGGACGTGTCGACCATGTCCAGGAAGCCGACGCGGCCCGTGGGCGAGGCGAGCAGCCCGGTGGCGTCGACGAACAACCGCCCGCCGGCCTCCAGCATCGGGGCCATGGCCGTCAACTGCCACATCGAGATGCCCAGCGGCCGCATGGCGTCGGTCATCATCTGCTGGTGGCCGACCGAGAGGTAGACGTGGTACTCCTGGTCACCGGCCTGGGGGACCGGGAACAGCGTGGTGATGGGTCGGCTCTGCACGATCTGGAACTCGTCGTCGACCAGGCACCACTCGATGTCCTGCGGGCGGCCGAACCGCGCCTCGACCCGGCGCCCGAGCCGCACCAGCCGGACGACCTGCTCGTGCGTCAGCGCCGGCTGCTCCTGCCGCCGCCCGTCGATCGCCACCTCCCGGGTCCCGCCACCGGGCACGGCGGCGACGGCGCGCTGCTTGACGGCCACCGTGGCGGCGACGACCTCCCCGTCGCGGACGGTGAACACGTCCGGGTTCACCAGGCCGGACACCAGGGCCTCGCCGAGGCCGAAGCTGGCGTCCACCGTCGCGACCCTGCGGTTGCCGGTGACCGGGTCGGCGGTGAACAGGATGCCGGCCGCCTCCGGGACGACCATCCGCTGGACCACGACGGCCATCTGCGCAGCCCGGTGGTCGACGCCGTTGCGCAGCCGGTAGACGACGGCCCGCTCGGTGAACAGCGACGCCCAGCAGCGGCTGACGTGCCGCAGCACCGCCTCCGCTCCCACCACGTTCAGGTAGGTGTCCTGCTGCCCCGCGAAGGAGGCCGTCGGCGTGTCCTCCGCCGTGGCGCTGGAGCGCACCGCGTACGCGGCCTGTTCGCCGTACGAGGCGACAGCGCGGGTGATCGCGCCGGCCAGCTCGTCGGGGACGGGGGCCTGCTCGATGCTGCTGCGGATCTCCGCGCTGAGCACCCGGACCGCGTCCCGGTCGCCGGGATCGAGGCGGGACAGCCGGTCGAGCCGGTCGTCGATCGACGGCACGTCGGCCACGACCCGGCGGAAGGCGGCGGTCGTCACGCAGAACCCGGCCGGGACCCGGATGCCGTCGATCCGCGACAGCTCACCCAGGTGCGCGGCCTTTCCGCCGACGGATGACACCTGCGTCGCGTCGACCCCCCGAAGATCCACCAGCGGTACGAGGCCGTAGCCCTCGTCCGTCGACAACACACCCACGTCGTGCCCCCGTTACCTTGTCGGCGCTGGTCCGGCCGCCGATTCTGCGCCAGGACCGGGGTATTGCCGCAAGCCCCCGGGTGCGATATACGTTAGAAGTGGCAGGGAGTCGTCTCCCTGCCTTTGTCGTTGGCGGGCTGGGCTGCTTGCCCGGGGCGTCGACGCCGGGCTGCGCTAGCCGGCGACCTCCACGCCGGTGAGGGTGACGCCGCGGTGCGCGGCCAGGAGTTCGGCCTGGTCGGTGATGGCCCTGCGGGTGGCGCCCGACAGGCTCCGCCACTGCCGCACGACGACCGTGAACGCCCTGCCGGACTTGCGGGGGCGCCAGGTGCCGACCACCTCGCCGTCGACCAGGACGGCGCCGGGCCGACCCAGCACCGGCCACAACTCCGTGCCGCGGGCGGCGTCCGGAACCAGCGTCGTACGGTCCTTGGCCTGGAGGAACAGGTCGTACGGGCCGAGCAGGCGGGTGACCGCCCCGTCGGCCGACGCCAGCGCCTCCTCGTCGGCGGCCAGCAGTGATCGCGCCTCGCCGTCGACGGTCACCCCGGCCACGTCGTCGGGCCAGTGCGCCTTCACGTCCTTCACCGGGGCGTCGAGATAGTCGGCCACGTGCTTCGGGGTGGCCGGACCGAGCAGCCGGAGGTACGCGCGGACGAGATCGAACCGGTCGTCCGCGGCGGAAGCCCTTCGGAACCCGGCGATGGGCTCCAGGATCGGCGGTGAGGTGTCGAGCCGCAGTTCCAGCCCGGCCCGTACGGCGGCGAGCCGGAACGGCATCTCGTAGAGGTGGGTGGCGTCGCACGGGCGGCAGAACCGCAGGTACGGCTCGGGCAGCGCGGCGGCCAGGCGAGCCGACACGTCTCCCTTGACCGTCGGCGCGTCGACGATGGCCCGCATGTGGACGGCGATCTCGTCGAGGGCGGCGAGATTGCCGATGCCGGCGGCCTTCAGCGGCCGGGAGGCGTCGTAGATGCGCTTGCCCGCGTCGGCGTCGGAGAAGGGCTCGACGGCGGCGGCCACCCGCCCGACGTCGGCCCGGCGGTAGAGATGGGGGGCGCCCCGTACGGTCCACAGCAGGACCATTTCGGTGCCGGTCACCGCCCTCCCGTCGACTCCGCGCAGGGCCAGCGCCCACCGAGCCGCCTCGGGTCCGGTGTTCTGCACCCCGATGTCCAGGATGGCGGTGTCGGCGGGCGTGCCCGCGCCCCGGTCGAGCTGCTGGGCCCGGACCCGGAAGTTCATCACCTGGCGACGGTCGACCATTGACGCACCCTAAACGGCGGGGCCGCTGGCCGGCCGGAACGCGGCGTCCGGCCGTGGCGCGCCGTGACCACTGCCGTACGTGCGGCCGAACGGCCTGATGTTCTGCGAAGCGGTGCGCGACCGTCAGCCACGCGAACAGCGCCAGCTCGAAGGCGGTGATGGTCAGCAGTCCGACGGTGACGACCGTGGACAACGCCCGCCAGATTCTCCTGACCAGGTGTCCGGGCGTGCCGACGTACCGGAAGAGGACGGCGATGGCCACGGCGGCTGACGAACCCCACCGCGAGCGCGGCCCAGGACAGCGCCACGAGCCAGGCCGGTTGCGTCTCGCCCCCTTCCCGCCCCTTGACCTTGACACAGTGACAAGGTCTTCACTGGGGTTCGAGGAGGTGAGTTCGATGACCGGTCCACACCAGGACACCAACACCACGAAGACTCTCCAGGGGCTGGAGCACCCGGACCCGTCGGTGCGACTGCGGGCGGCCCTGGCCGTCGGCACCGCCCCGGACCCGCGCTGGGTCGACCCGCTCGTCGCCCGGTGCGCGGTCGAGCCCGACTTCTCCGTACGCGAAATGCTCACCTGGGCCCTGACCCGCCACCCGGCGCAACGGACGGTCCCCAGGTTGGTCGGCGAGCTGCGCGCGGAGCGCGCGCAGGCCCGCAGCCAGGCGCTGCACACGTTGTCCAAGATCGGCGACCGGCGGGCGTGGCCGGCCATCACGCGGGCGCTGCTCACCGACGCCGACCCCGAGGTGGCGCGGAGCGCCTGGCGGGCGGCGGTCGTCCTGGCGCCCGCCGACGCGGCGGCCGAACTGGCCGGCGTGCTGGCGACGCAGCTCGGGCGCGGCGACCGCGAGACGCGGCTGAGCCTGAGCCGGGCGCTGATCGCGCTCGGCGAGGGGGCGGCGCCGGTGCTGCGGGCGGCGATCACCGACGGTGACCCGGCGGTGCGCGCGCACGCGGTCGCCACCGACCGGCTGTGGCAGGACCCGGACGCCGGGTTCGCGTACGGCAGCGACGAGGCCACCCGCGTGGTCGCCCTCGGGCCGGCGGCGGCGAGCGGGTGATCCCGTGCTGATCGGCGAGGTGGCACAGCGGTCCGGGGTGAGCGCCCGGATGCTGCGGCACTACGACTCGCTCGGGCTGGTCCGGCCGACCGGTCGGACCAGCACCGGCTACCGCGAGTACACCGCCGAGGACATCCGGCTGATCTTCCAGATCGAGAGCCTGCGGTCGCTGGGGCTGTCGCTGCGCGAGGTCAGGCGGGCGCTCGACGACCCGGGATTCAGCCCGTCCGGGTTGGTCGACGACCTGATCCGGCAGACACAAGACCGGATCGCCGCCGAGACGGAGCTGCTCAACCGGCTGCGTCGGATCGGCGCGGCGGAGCCGGCCGACTGGGCGGAGGTCCTGGAGACGGTCGCGCTGCTGCGCGGGCTGGGGTCGGAGAGCGCCGGCCGCCGGCAGCGCGCGGCCCTGTCGTCGGCGGCCAAGGTCCCGGTGGAGGCCCTGGTCGAGGCGGTGCTGGCCGAGGCCGACCCGAACGTCGCCGGTGCCCTACGCTGGGCGTTGGCGCCCTCCGGCGACAGCGGCGTGGCCCTGCTCGCGGAGGGCCTGCGGTCGCCGGAGGCGGCGGTGCGCCGCCGCGCCGTCGAGACGGTCGCCGAGATTCCGCACGACGCGGCGACCGGCCTGCTGCGCGAGGCCCTCACCCACCCCGACATCGGGGTACGCCGGTACGCGGCGGTGGCGCTCGGCGCGCGGGGCGGGACCGGGGCGGTTCCGACACTCGTCGACACGGTGGTCGAGGAGGCGAACGACGTCGACGCGGCCGACGCGCTGAGCGCCCTGGCCCGGGACCCGGCGCTGGCGGACCGGATCACCGCCGACCTCGTCGGTCGCCTCGCTGACCGGACGGTGACACCGCCGGCGCGTCGACGGTTGGCCCAGGCGCTCGCGGACATCCCCGGAGACGCCGCCTCCCGGGCCCTCACCGAGCTGACCAGGGACCGGGATCGTGTCGTCGCGCTGACCGCGACGTACGTCCTCCGGCTGCGCGAGGCCGCGCCGCCGGGCTCGCGGCCCTGATGATCCGCCACTGGGGGCACTGACGTCGCTACCTCTGGTCGGGGCGGCGGCGGGCGAACGCGTCGACCCTGCCCCAGCGGCCCGGGATGTCCAGCAGCGCCATCCGTTCGAAGGTGGGCGGCAGCGCCGGGTCCACGGCCAGGTGGTCCTCGTGCGGGTTGAGCCCGAGCATGGTGCGGATCAGCAGGATCGACGCCCCGCTGGACCACGCCTGCGGGCTGCCGGCCGTCGGGTAGCGGACCGGGAACCGGGTGGTCTCGCGGTCGAAGCCCCCGAACGCCTCGGGCAGCCGACCCTCGAAGTAGGTGGCGGCGGAGAGGATGCCCGCCGCGATGCGGCCCGCCTCGGCGGCGAACCCGTACCGGCGCAGGCCCCAGGCGATGAACGAGTTGTCGAACGGCCAGACCGTGCCGTTGTGGTAGCCGAGCGGGTTGAAGCGGCGCTGGCCCTCGGCGAACGTCCGCACCCCCCAGCCGGAGAAGAGCGCCGGACTCATCAGGTGCTCCACCACCCGGGGCGCCCGCTCCGGCGGCACGATGCCGCTCCACAACAGGTGCCCGATGTTGGAGGACAGGCTGTCCACGGGGGTGCCGTCGTGGTCGAGCGCGAGGGCGTAGAAGCCCTGCTCCTCCAACCAGAAGTCCCGATTGAAGCGCTCGTGCAGGGCCGCCGCCTCCTGCTCCAGCCGCTCGGCGTACGCGTCGTCGCCCCAGACCGTACGCGCCAGCCGCGCACCGCGGATCTTCGCGTCGTACGCGTACCCCTGGGTTTCGCAGGTGGCCCTCGGGAACCCCGGCAACCGGCCGTCGACGTAGGAGATGCTGTCCCAGGAGTCCTTCCAGCACTGGTTGTCCAGACCGGTCGCGCGGTTGCGCCGCCGGTACCAGATGTAGCCGGTGGCCTGGAGGTCGGCGTACGTGTCGATCCAGTCCAGGGCCGCGCGGGCCTCCTGCTCCAACTCCCTCACCAACGCGGTGTCGCCGCTCCACCGCTCGTACTCGTCGAGCAGCACCACGAACAGCGGTGAGGCGTCCACGGTGCCGTAGTACGGCGAGTGCGGCTGCTCCTCGAACGCGGCCGACTCCCCGTAGCGCAGCTCGTGCAGGATCCGGCCCGGGTCCTCCTCCAGCACGTCGTCGCGCCGCGCGCCCTGCAACGAGGCGAGGATGCGCAGCGTCGGCGGGGCCAACGACGGGGTGACCGGCAGGGTCTGCAGGCAGGTCAGCAGACTGTCGCGACCGAAGAGGGTCATGAACCACGGCAGCCCGGCCGCCGGCACCGTCGCGCCGCCGAGCGACAGCGGAGCGAAGCGCAGCGCCGCCAGGTCCACCAGGCTGCGCCGGTAGACCTGGTGCAGGGCGACGCTCTCGGTGTCCAGCGTCGGGGCCGCCGCGACCCACTCCCGCAGGCTCCTCGGCAGCGTGTCCTCCCGTGGCCGCTGGGCGCGCAGGGCGGCGCGCAGGTCGACGCCGTCCGGTCGCAGCGCCAGCATGTCGGCCTGTAACCGGGTGGACCACTGCTCACCGGGGTTGAGCCGGATGGCGAACCGCAGGCCGTCGGGGCCGAACTCGGCGGGCTCGCTCGCCGACACCACCACCTCCCGGTGGTAGGTGGCGCGCCGGTAACCCAGCCGCAGCTCGTTCGGGCCGACGTGGGTGTAGCGGCTGCCCACCTTGTCGGTGACGTCGAACTTGATGTCGAAGATGTCGGCGAAGTCGGCGGCGACCTCCAGTCGGATGTCGAGGTCCATGAACCGTTCGCCGTAGTTGAAGATGGTCAGCGACTCGGTCAGGTCCGGGCCGATCCGCCGCCGCCGGATCGCCGACACGTCGGCCTGCACGTAGTCCACCGCCGCGCCCGGCACCACGAAGAACGTGACCTCGTAGTACTGGCTGTCGTCCACGGACAGGGCGGTCATGCACTCGCCGTTGACGGTGAGCCGCCAGCGGGACAGGAAACGGCTGTCGGCGGCGAACAGGCCGACCGGGGTGGCCGGGGACGACTCCACGTCGCCACTGGCGTCGGACACCATGAAGGTGTTCCCGTCGATGCACGCGACGGTGCCCTCGATGTCCCTCATCGCGTCCCCGGCCCGTCGTTGCGGCTCGCCGGGTCGGGTGTCCCGTCCCGCTCCGCCGCCTCGGCCGAGCGCGGGAACAGTCGTCCGAGTCGCAGCGCCAGGCCCAGGTCACCGTCGACCAGGATCTCGCCCCGGGTGATCGCCGCCAGGCCGTTCACCTCACCGCGTGCCATCGCGTCCGCCACCGGGGCGGAGACGCGGATGACAGTGCCGGCCGGTGCGTCGCTCCTCGTCACCCGCATCCGGCCGTGATCGATCTCCAGGAGCCACTGCTCCAGATGGTCTCCGTCGCTGATGTCGAAGCGCACGCTCCCACAGACCTTGCTGAACATCGGGTTCCGCCCGGCGACGGTCAACCGGTCGAAGAATGCGTTCGTCGCCGTCATCGCACCCCCCGGCCGCTGGTAGAAGCGCGTCTCGGCTACCCGATCCGGGGGGCGGCTAACGCGCCGGAACCGTCTTCCTGAGGGGTCATCTCAGGTCGAAGTCCACCACCGCCGGCGTGCGTCCGACCCGCACCGTGGTCGCGCTGTCGAAGCTGGTGGCGTCGCGGTGCCACACCGGCGGGGTGTACGCGCAGTCGCAGCGCAGCCGCACCCGCTGCCCGGGGAGCAGGCGCAGCGTGTACCCGTCGCCCACCTCGGCCACCCCGGTCAGGTCACCGGTGGCCGCGTCGAACGCGACCACCTGGGCGTAGGTGATCAGCTCGTCGACCCGTACCGCCCCGGTCAACGGCGTGCCGGCGGGCAGCGCCTGGTTCAGGGTCGCGATCTGCCCGGCGCGGACCCGCACCGTCCGCGCCTGCGCCCGGGTGGCCGTCCCAC
It contains:
- a CDS encoding MerR family transcriptional regulator — translated: MLIGEVAQRSGVSARMLRHYDSLGLVRPTGRTSTGYREYTAEDIRLIFQIESLRSLGLSLREVRRALDDPGFSPSGLVDDLIRQTQDRIAAETELLNRLRRIGAAEPADWAEVLETVALLRGLGSESAGRRQRAALSSAAKVPVEALVEAVLAEADPNVAGALRWALAPSGDSGVALLAEGLRSPEAAVRRRAVETVAEIPHDAATGLLREALTHPDIGVRRYAAVALGARGGTGAVPTLVDTVVEEANDVDAADALSALARDPALADRITADLVGRLADRTVTPPARRRLAQALADIPGDAASRALTELTRDRDRVVALTATYVLRLREAAPPGSRP
- a CDS encoding HEAT repeat domain-containing protein, giving the protein MTGPHQDTNTTKTLQGLEHPDPSVRLRAALAVGTAPDPRWVDPLVARCAVEPDFSVREMLTWALTRHPAQRTVPRLVGELRAERAQARSQALHTLSKIGDRRAWPAITRALLTDADPEVARSAWRAAVVLAPADAAAELAGVLATQLGRGDRETRLSLSRALIALGEGAAPVLRAAITDGDPAVRAHAVATDRLWQDPDAGFAYGSDEATRVVALGPAAASG
- a CDS encoding winged helix DNA-binding domain-containing protein codes for the protein MVDRRQVMNFRVRAQQLDRGAGTPADTAILDIGVQNTGPEAARWALALRGVDGRAVTGTEMVLLWTVRGAPHLYRRADVGRVAAAVEPFSDADAGKRIYDASRPLKAAGIGNLAALDEIAVHMRAIVDAPTVKGDVSARLAAALPEPYLRFCRPCDATHLYEMPFRLAAVRAGLELRLDTSPPILEPIAGFRRASAADDRFDLVRAYLRLLGPATPKHVADYLDAPVKDVKAHWPDDVAGVTVDGEARSLLAADEEALASADGAVTRLLGPYDLFLQAKDRTTLVPDAARGTELWPVLGRPGAVLVDGEVVGTWRPRKSGRAFTVVVRQWRSLSGATRRAITDQAELLAAHRGVTLTGVEVAG
- a CDS encoding dihydrofolate reductase family protein — translated: MGLIHIELFATLDLVAQSPGGPEEDPAGFTFGGWQAPLLDDVAGEQVAAAYEGTDALLLGRRTYDIFAAYWPHQEGGQDDAIATLFNSVPKYVASRGEPDLSWAGSRHLGPDLASAVREIRNRHEHIKVVGSLNLVQTLLRERLFDRLDLWVHPIVLGVGKKVFDGGEVPTNLTLLEPPVASPKGTVYLRYGLADGTPATGDMSAPDRGA
- the rph gene encoding rifamycin-inactivating phosphotransferase; its protein translation is MSTDEGYGLVPLVDLRGVDATQVSSVGGKAAHLGELSRIDGIRVPAGFCVTTAAFRRVVADVPSIDDRLDRLSRLDPGDRDAVRVLSAEIRSSIEQAPVPDELAGAITRAVASYGEQAAYAVRSSATAEDTPTASFAGQQDTYLNVVGAEAVLRHVSRCWASLFTERAVVYRLRNGVDHRAAQMAVVVQRMVVPEAAGILFTADPVTGNRRVATVDASFGLGEALVSGLVNPDVFTVRDGEVVAATVAVKQRAVAAVPGGGTREVAIDGRRQEQPALTHEQVVRLVRLGRRVEARFGRPQDIEWCLVDDEFQIVQSRPITTLFPVPQAGDQEYHVYLSVGHQQMMTDAMRPLGISMWQLTAMAPMLEAGGRLFVDATGLLASPTGRVGFLDMVDTSDPLMADALRTLLDRPDVIPTNTGDGGPARLPTDAPSIATDPAIVADLIERNEASVAALRRDIATVRGPALFDFLRDAFEEHKRVLAEPLNMQAIMAGMQATWWLNDRLREWLGEKNAADTLTLSAPGNITSEMGLALLDVADVIRPHPEVVAFLAGVEDDGFLDELPKLPGGVEARDAIEAYLDRYGMRCVGEIDITRPRWSEHPRTLVPVLLDNVRLFEPGAARRRFAEGEQRARQKAREVLAGLRALPDGEQKAAETERMIDRVRTFIGYREYPKYGIVSRYLVYKQALLAEAERLVRAGALTELDDVFYLTFDEFEEVVRTRRVDDELVRQRREAFRAYQALTPPRVLTSDGEAVTGAYRRDDVPAGALVGMPVSAGTVEGRARVIVDMAQADLEAGDILVTAHTDPSWTPLFVGIAGLVTEVGGLMTHGAVIAREYGLPAVVSVLDATRLIQDGQRIRVHGSDGYVEILSGPPQVV
- a CDS encoding DUF1996 domain-containing protein; protein product: MRTPPPAHVAPPDRARRRRRITRLTLAGAVAAALTASGIYIAGAQAEEVVVPGRVQAEAFAAQSGAQTENTGDADGGRNVGWLANGDWLRYDGVAITGATLTARVASQNADGGTVELRLGAQDGTLLASFPVTGTGGWQKWKTVSATASTVPAGAQTVFAVLRSSSTSDFVNLNWFTFGPATGTTPSAPASSAPPSPSMTPSSTVTPTSTPSTPTAGWVPVDQARWNRELTAFNAIKPKAVTPGTTRVPEFHTDCEVANSAPDDPIVVPGLPGASHMHTFFGPKVDAFTTTEKLLSSITNCNAPGDLSAYWVPELRKDGKPVPVKSFRVYYGSRVKDPSTVKPFPPGLRVVEGDAKKQVDTPKNAGSNQFWCAGSAEIGRSADGNWPVCAPGGNLIFQLVFKDCWDGKNIDSPDHKSHMGDPVNGVCTGKYPVAVPDLSFMVNYQSLGGDGLSLSSGKPSSMHGDFMNAWDPARLGDLVKSCLNQNAKCGTTVEFAGG